GCCTGACGGGTTCTCGGCCTGTGCATTCGCCTGCCCAGTCAGCGCATCAACTCGACGCGACCCAGGTTGACGTATTCTGAGAGCGAACTGGCGCGCGGGCTTTGCGTAAACGCGTTCGACACAATCGGCCGGCGCTCGTGCGCGAAGACTGTCATGCTCCTGCTGGAGGGCCGCATGTCCACAAGAATCGAGATGCTCCACGAGGTGCGCGACGAGGACCTGCTCCGTGCTGCAGCGACGTTGGCGCGCGCATTCGAGCATGATCCTGTCTGGGCCAGAGCATTCGAGGGTGTGCCTCGGGAGACGATGGCGGCTTGGTTCGAGGGTCCGATTCGCTACTGCCGGGAGTTCGGGCGCGTCTACGCGACCTCAGAGAGGCTTGAAGGAATCGCTGGGGTGGTGCCCGGTGAGTATGCGCGTATGACCATGAGGCGCGCGATGCGGGCGGGCACCATGAAGATGGCCCCGCGCATGGGGCTGCAGCTGATGATGCGCGCGCCAAGAATGATGCGCATGTTCGCGCCCCTCGACTCCGACCGAAAGAGGCATATGGGTGCGCGAGCGTTCACCTATGTCATGATCGTCGGCGTGGACCCCGAGCATCAACGGCAGGGACACGGCGGCGCGCTGCTTCGAGCGCTCATGGAGGAAAGCGACCGGATGGGGATCCCGTTGTACCTAGAGACGGAGACCGAGGAGAACCGACAGATGTACGAGCACTACGGCTTCGATCTCCTCAGCGAGATCGCGCTTCCCGTCGTCGGGCTTCCCATGTGGGAGATGTTGAGGGAGCCGGCACTGTCGCGATGATGCGTCGAGCAAAGGCGACTCACGCGTCACACCGACGCTGACGGAAGAGAATCGCATGGTCAGCGGAATCCGCAGGATCGACTTCGGCGTGAACTGCTATCTCATCGATGCTGAGGGCGGCTACATCCTCATCGACACGAGCTTCCCGAGCAAGCAGGACAAGCTAGACGCCGAACTCGCCGCGGCAGGTTGCGGGCCCGATGGACTGCGCCTCATCGTCCTGACCCACGGCGATGTCGATCATGCGGGCAACAGTGCACATCTTCGCCGCACTCTGCATGCCCCCATCGCGATTCATCGCAACGACGCCGAGATGGTGCGCAGCGGGGACATGGGCTCAGGCAGGAAGGACCAGCCCGACAGACACACGATCGCATTCAGGATCCTGACACGGGGCTCGGGGCTGCTGAACAAGTTCATGGGGGCGGGCGAGGGTTTCGAGGCTTTCGAGCCCGACGTGCTCCTAGAGGACGGGCAGGATCTCTCAGTCTATGGGCTCGACGCACGCGTGGTGCATCTTCCGGGCCATTCAAGCGGATCAATAGGCGTCGTCACGGGCGACGGCGACCTGTTCTGCGGCGATTTGCTCGTGAACGTGACGAAGCCCTCAGTCCATTTCTACATAGACGACCTAGCCCGGGCGGATGAGAGTATTCGTAAGCTGAACGGCCTCGGGGTCGAGACCGTTCACCCCGGGCACGGCAAGCCGTTCCCGCTCGCACAGTTGCCGACCCAGGGCCGATCACGCGGTCGCTTCTTGCGGTCGTGAGGTGCTAGCAAGCGCTTCCCGCCGACACACGCACGCGCTAGGCTGAAAGGCGGCGCTTGTGTGCGGCTGAAACGCGACACGTTAGGACGAGTGATCGGGGTGGGACGTCTGAACTCAACGGCTCTCTCTTCGGTGATTGCCCGCAATGGAGCGCTGTTGATCGTGCCTCCTTTGGTGATTTCGACCGGCTTGTGGGCGCGCCTCCCGGCGGCATTCGGCAACGATGCTTTTGACCAAGGCATTCCTGCATGGCTGCTGATATCGGAGAACGCGCTGCGCGCCGCCGTACTCCTTCTTCCCGCATTGTTGCTTTTCGGCGCAACCGGACGACTGCAACGACTGGGCTGGATTCTGTACGGGCTAGGACTCATCTCCTATCTAGCGAGCTACGTGGTGTTGATTACTCTGCCAGCAAGCGCTTGGTCCTCGAGCGCACTCGGTTTCACTGCACCGGCATGGACGACCGGGTGGTGGCTCCTCGGCATCGGGCTAGTTTGCGCTGACACCTGGCTGCCCCTTTCATGGAGTCGCCTTATCTACCTGATACCGGCGGCGGGATTCGTCTTGACGCATTCGGCTCACGCTTGGCTTGCATACCTGCTTGTCCGACCGTCCTAACAAGCAACAGCGGACGGCGAGAGCTAGAATCAACCAGTAGGTCATGGGCCGCTGCTCATGCCCAACACGTTGGGCCGAGCGTAGGAGGCTGCGATGACGACCTACGTTATCGTTGCTGTCATCAGTGGGTGCTCTACGAGAGCCTGCCCGGGAGCAGCGGAGTGCTCCGGGGCGGGTCCGTGAGGCGGATCTTCTCCGCCAGCACCGATAACCGGGGAGGGTGATCGGATGACGATAAGACGACGAGACACCGATGACGAGACCGTCTCGCGATTCGTGTCGACCGGCCGTTTGCCCACGGCCGATCTGGTCCGGTCGTACGTCGCAGAAGCACACGACCGGTATCTATCCACCACGGGCGGCGCCAACTCCCAAGTCTATCCGGCTCTGGCGGAAGCGGAGCCCGACCTCTTCGGCATCTGCATCGTCGGCGTCGATGGTCAGGAGTATGCGGCAGGGGATGTGGACGCCGGCTTCGCGATCATGAGCGGCGCCAAGCCCTTCGTGTTCGCGCTTGTCTGCATGGCCATCGGATCCGAGGAAGCGCGGAATCTGATCGGCATGAATGCCACGGGTCTGCCGTTCAACTCACTGGCGGCCGTCGAGCGTGATGCTCAAGGCAAGACGAATCCAATGGTCAACGCGGGCGCCATCACTGCGACCAGTCTGGTTCCCGGCGACACGCCCGAAGACAAGTGGACCGTCATCCAGGACGGGCTGTCGCGCTTTGCCGGGCGGCCGCTCTTCCTCGACGAAGGGGTGTTGCGTTCCGCCTCGGCGACCAACCATCGCAATCGGGCTATCGTCAACCTGCTCCGAGCTTATGGCAAGCCCTATTGCGACCCGGATGTGGCTTTGGATCTCTACACCAAGCAGAGCGCGCTGCTCGTGACCGCGAGGGATCTTGCGGTGATGGGGGCGACACTCGCGCACGGCGGCGTGAACCCGTTCACCGGGGAGCAGGTGGTCGGCACGGAAGCGTGTCGTCACACCCTGGCGGCGATGATCACCGCGGGCCTCTACGAGACGTCCGGGGACTGGCTGTGGGACGTTGGCCTTCCTGGCAAGAGCGGCATCGGTGGTGGCATCATGACCGTGTCGCCCGGGAAGGGTGGGCTCGGGACATTCTCGCCTCCGCTGGACGCCGCGGGTAACAGTGTCAGGGGCCAGGCAGTCGCGCGCTTTCTCTCGTGCCGGCTGGGACTGGACCTTCTGGCTTCGCCGAGTTAGGCCCGGTGCGAAGCGTCCACTGGCCTTGGCCCCAGTGGCGCATCTGCTTCCGGTTCGAGGATGGAGACGCCTACGACGTCGAGATCCAGACTGCGGAAGAGAAGCGCGTGCGCCGCAGGTTCGGCCAAGCCTGTTAGGACGACGACGGGCGACAGCCTTAACGAGACCTGAGCGGCTCGCGTATAGTAGCCTCGTTGCTCGAATCCTCATGCGCATCAGGTTCAGGAGTCCAGAATGCAGTCTGCGCGTCTCCGCTAGCACAGAGACCCCGGTGGTCGGGGTCCGGACATCATCTCGCCGCCCCACCGGGGCGCGTCCGTCCGTGCCTTCCTTCTTGGAGATGTCATGAATACTCGAACTGACAGCTGGCTCCGCACTTTCCTCATCATCTTTACCGGGCAGGCTTTCTCCCTACTGGGGAGTTCCGCGGTCAACTTCTCACTCGTGTGGTGGCTGACCGCTGAGACCGGTTCTGCATCGATCCTCGCGTATGCCTCGATAGCGGCCATCCTGCCGCAGGCCCTTCTCGGACCAATCGCTGGCCCCTTCATCGACCGATGGGATCGACGACTCACGATGATCGCCGCGGATCTGATGATCGCGGCAACGAGTGTCTGGCTCTTGCTCGCGTTCGCAGAAGGTGCACCGTCGGTCACGGCCATCATGCTCACTATCGGGCTGCGGTCCGCGTGTGCCGCCTTCCACACTCCGGCGAGCCAGGCGGCGGTTCCCATGTATGTGCCTTCGGACCAGCTGATGCGAGTCGCCGGATGGAACTTCTTCATGAGCTCGGGTGTGGCGATGGCCGGACCGGTGCTGGGGGCCTTCATGATGGCGGCCACGTCGGTCTCGGTAGTCATGATGGTCGACATTCTCGGGGCTGGGATTGCCGTCGCATCGCTCCTGATGGTACGCATTCCCAACCCCCAGAGAGATGAGAGCGATTCAGAGCACATCGACTTCGTCGTCGAGTTCGTCGATGGCTGGCGAGAGCTGATTCGACACAGAGGGCTGTTCGATCTGACGCTCGTGCTCGCGATGGTCACGCTTCTGTATATGCCGCTCAACGCGCTGTTCCCGTTGATGACGTTCTCGCACTTCGGCGGAGATGCGGCCGCTGCGAGCTACGTCGAGGTCGCGTTCGGGGCGGGGATGCTCGTCGGGTCGATGGCGATCGGCGTGATGTCACAGCGCTACTCAGGAGTTCAGCTTATCGGCGCGGGCATCCTTCTTGTCGGCGGCATGCTCGCGGCTTCTGGCCTGCTCCCGACATCTGCGTTCTGGGTCTTCGTTTTGATGTGCGTGGCGATGGGCTTCTCGGTTCCGCTCTTCGGCGCTCCGATCACGGCGATGTTTCAAGGGCTCATCGACCCAACGAAGCTAGGGCGTGTCATGTCGCTCTACATGACCATCGCCATGCTTGCGGCACCGATCGGGTTGCTGGTGGCCGGTCCGCTGGCAGAACGGGTGGGTGTGGCTTGGTGGTTCGCGATCTCGGGCGTGCTCATTGCGGTGATGGGGCTCTTGGTCTGGCTACTCCCGGCGGTTCGCGAGCTCGATGCGGCCATGGTCCTTGCGACCTCCGAACCGGCGGCTGACAAGTAGCAAGCGTCCTGACACGGGCATCGAGCAGAACACCAGGAGGTAGACTGACCTGCGAGGGCATGCGCGTCTGCTCATGCCTACGTTAGGCGCACGGCACGATCATGAAAGGACCAGACGATGGTTGACACGGGGCTATCAGGTCGGGTCGCTCTGGTGACCGGCGCGAATCACGGAATCGGCGCGGCGATAGCCGTGGCACTGGCGCGCGAAGGCGCGAGGGTGCTCATCACGTACTTGCGCCAGAGTCCCGACGTCTACATGGTCGCCCCCGAGGACGCGGAGGCCGCAGCGAGTCCAGGAAGCGCCTACTATGCCCGCGAGATCGCACAGACGTCCGAATCCGTGGAGGCCGCGATCGCCGCATTCGGCGGCGTATGCGCAGCGCGCGAAGCCGACCTCGCAGACGCACAATCGATTCCGCTGCTGTTCGACGCGGCGGAGAGTGAGTGGGCGGGTGTCGACATCCTGGTGAACAATGCGGCACTCGCTATCCCTGACACGTTTCTTCCTGATTCGATCCTCGGCGATGAAGCCACATTCGCGGACGAATACACCCTCAGGACCCTGACTGTTGAGGGCCACGAGGAGCACTTCGCCGTCAACAGCCGTGCGGTCGCGCTGATGATGGCCGAGTTTGCACGGCGCTCCATTAAGCGTGGCGGCACATGGGGTCGCATCATCAACATATCCACCGACGGGTCTTACTGTCATCCGTCGAACGTTTCGTACGGTGCGAGCAAGCACGCAGCTGAGAGCTTCACCCGCTCTGCTGCCGTTGAGCTCGGCCCCTACGGAATCACCGTGAATGCGATCTCGCCCGGTGCGGTTCAGACCGGCTGGATGACCCCCGAGTTCGAACGCGATATCGCCGCTGGCTACCCGCTTGGCCGAATCGGACAACCAGAGGACATCGCGGATGCAGCGGTCTTTCTGGCCTCGGAGCAGGCCGGGTGGATCACGGGACAGATCCTGAACGTTGGTGGCGGGAATCGGATGTGAGCGACCTGCTACTACTCGTCGCTGTAATCGCTGCGGGAATGGGAATCTGGGCAGCCATAACCAAGTCGAGGCGGCTTGCGATCACAGCGGGAGTGCTTGGGGGCGGTGCGCTTCTGGTCGTCGGGGGGATACTGCTCGCCATCCGGCTCTAGGCTGTAGCGCGGCACCTAACCAGGACATCAACCTGACGGCCAGAAGCGTCACGGTTGACACCGCAAGCGCTCAGGCCGCAGGTTATGCCTGAACACGCGAGGGAGAACGGGAGTCCGGTGAGGGGAGCACGCGCGACAGTGGCCTTGCTCGTCGCGAGTCTGTGTGTCGGCACGGCGTGCACCGCGCCCCGCCAGTCGGGCTCGACTCCCGATGTTGTCATCGTGGGTTTCGGCGACAGCATAGTGTATGGCTCCAACTACCCGAAGCCCTGGCTGTACACCCTGCTTGAGCGCCTCACCAGCGTCCCGATCACGTACGTGCCGGAGTGGCCTTGGGACTGGGATGCTCCAAGCACTCGCCATGACCGCTGGTATGAATCGGGCGGCGTGCGCGTCTACAACAGCGGTATCGATGGAAACACAACCGCGCAGCTGCTCTCTCGGTTCGAAGAGGACGTCGCGGCGGTGAAGCCCGACAGCTGTCTGATTCTCGGCGGGACGAACGACATCTTTCGAGGCGTTCCCCTCTCCACTATCGAGGCCAATCTCACCCAGCTCTACGACGACTGCGCCGAAGCCGGCATCACTCCGGTCGCGTGCACCCTGACGCCGGTCAAGCAGGGGTTCCTCCTCGGCGACTCTGCTGATGCGGATGCCCTCAACTCGTCGATCGACACACTCAACGCGTGGATCAGGACTCACTGCGCGGAGCGCAGCATCGCCGTCGTTGACTTCAATACCGTGCTGAAGGCGGATCCGGCGACCTACCTTCAGGATGACGGCATTCACCCCAGCGAGGCGGGCCATGATGCAATGGGTCGCTCAGTAGACCTGGCTGTGCTGGGCCTTGCTCGTTAGCAGTGGGAGCTTACCGTCGCGTCTGCCTGACAAGCGCAGCGCAGAACGCCAGAAGGTAGACTGACCTGAACGCGCATCGGCGACTGCTCATGCGCAACCACGTTGGGCGGACCAGCACTGAGCACCGCGACGGAAGGCTGCGGGCGACTAACTGGACTCGGCGGAGGAGGGTGTCGTGGAGGTAGAGCGTAGGCATCGCATCATGCTCGCGATCGGCGTCGTACTTGTGGCAATGCCCCTCATGGGTTGCGCTCTTCTCAACGCAATCGAGAGGGGGAACGATAACTTCAAGAAGGATGACCCACCCGCTGTCCAGCTCGACACAGGGGAAGGCATCATCGCTTCTGAAGGCGCGGCCCCTCAAGACGAGACTGCGGCAGAGGTGGACGCATCCGTTCTGTTCGACAACCAGAACATCCTTGCGGTCCAGAACGGCGGGACGTCACCGACATTCGAGCTTTCTTCGGCCACCGTCATCGCCAAGATCCAGACGTATCATTGGAACGACGCCATCGGAAACAGCTCCACCGGCACGATCTCGCTGAAATCGGATGACGGGACCGTGTACGGGCCCTGGGAGACCGTAGGGGCAGAAGGACAGGGTGGCGTGACCAACGCCTACTGGGCAGCCAGCCCCAACGTGAAGCTTCCGGCTGGCCGGTACACAGTGATTGATTCCGACCCGAGCACGTGGTCACAGAACGCAGACTCTGGCGGAGAGGGTTTCGTGATCGTGTATGCGCGGGCTGCCCCGTAGCGATTGCGTGCAGCGGCTCAACAATGAGATGAGCCGACTCGCTTCGCTCTCGGCTTATCTCGCCTCACCCAACGAGGCAAGAATGTGACAACCATGCCGATAATGGGCACCTCATAGTATGGACCCAGCCATTATCACGGTTCTCTCACGATTCTCGTCGCCACGGTGGCTGCGCTCGTTCTCGAGGCCGTCCGCATAGACGTCGTTGCGCTTGTCTGTACGCGCCGGTTCGTGTCATTGGATCTTTGGATTCCCGACCTCGACGGCGCGCATCGCGCAACTGGAGGAGAGAGCGTGGACGCACTCGGCAAAGACCTCGCTGATGGACTTTTTGAGAATTGCGACCCGCCCTGCCTTTCGCTCTACCAGCCCACGCATCGGCACCGTCCGGACAATGAGCAAGATCGAATCCGGTTCGGGATCCTTGTGAAGGCGCTGGAGGAATCGCTCCTGCGGACAGTCCCGAAGAGAGAGGTCCCGCCATTGCTGGAGCCGTTCTTGGCATTGGCGGATGACCGCGACGTGTGGAACCATACCCTTGACGGACTGGCGGTGCTGGGCGCAAAGGGAGTGTTTCGAGTCTACAGACTGCAGCGGCCCGTCGCCGAACTGGCCGTAGTGGCGGACAGCTTCCATCTCAAGCCCCTGATGCGCATTCTTCAGTCAGCCGACCGTTATCAGGTTCTCGGCGTGAACCGACGGGAGGCCAGACTCTTCGAAGGTAATCGTGACGCCTTTGACGAGATCGCACTGCATCGGGATGTGCCACGCACGCTCACGGATGCACTGGGGGAGGAGCTGACCGAGCCGCACCTTACCGTCGCCTCCTATGGCGGCGCAGGTGGATCCCAGGCGTCCATGCACCATGGCCACGGGGGGAAGGAAGCAGAGGTGGACATCGATACGGAACGCTTCTTCCGCGCCGTTGACCGGGGAGTCCTTGAGCATCACTCGCAGCCGTCGGGCTTGCCACTGATTCTAGCCGCGCTCCCCGAGCACCATCATCTATTTCGCGAAGTGAGCGGTAATCCGTTCCTGATACCGGAGAGCATCGATACTCATCCGGATGCCCTCTCGTCAACTGACGAGCTCCGAGAGCGCGTCTGGCAGCTCATGGAGCCTCGGTACCTGGCGCATCTGGCCGCACTGGTCGAGGAGTTCGGCACCGCACGCTCCGAGGGGCTCGGGGATGACGATCTGGCTCAGGTCGCCAGGGCGGCTGTTGGTGGACGGGTGGCTACAGTGCTGATCGAGGCCGAGCGCGAGATTCCCGGACGCGTGGATACAGCGACCGGCGATATCGAGCCTGGCGACCTGGCGCACCCCGAGTTTGATGACGTGCTCGACGACCTCGGCACGCTGGTGGCGAAGATGGGCGGAAACGTCGTTATCGTACCGACCGAACAGATGCCGACGGAGAACGGAATAGCTGCGGTCTATCGCTACTGAGGGCCAGCAGACTATTCGCGGACGAATGCACCCCCAAGACCCTGACTATCGAGGGCCATGGGCCGATGGGTACTGCATTTCGGGGATTGGGGGACTCTATGGCGGAGCCCAAGCTCAGCAGGGCGCAGGCGCGCGGAGCTCTCGTCTACAGTTTCGTTGGTTTCGTTGTCTGTGTCTGGCTCCTGAGGCTCATCCTGGTCGGCGATT
This genomic stretch from Coriobacteriia bacterium harbors:
- a CDS encoding GNAT family N-acetyltransferase; the encoded protein is MSTRIEMLHEVRDEDLLRAAATLARAFEHDPVWARAFEGVPRETMAAWFEGPIRYCREFGRVYATSERLEGIAGVVPGEYARMTMRRAMRAGTMKMAPRMGLQLMMRAPRMMRMFAPLDSDRKRHMGARAFTYVMIVGVDPEHQRQGHGGALLRALMEESDRMGIPLYLETETEENRQMYEHYGFDLLSEIALPVVGLPMWEMLREPALSR
- a CDS encoding MBL fold metallo-hydrolase, whose translation is MVSGIRRIDFGVNCYLIDAEGGYILIDTSFPSKQDKLDAELAAAGCGPDGLRLIVLTHGDVDHAGNSAHLRRTLHAPIAIHRNDAEMVRSGDMGSGRKDQPDRHTIAFRILTRGSGLLNKFMGAGEGFEAFEPDVLLEDGQDLSVYGLDARVVHLPGHSSGSIGVVTGDGDLFCGDLLVNVTKPSVHFYIDDLARADESIRKLNGLGVETVHPGHGKPFPLAQLPTQGRSRGRFLRS
- the glsA gene encoding glutaminase A, coding for MTIRRRDTDDETVSRFVSTGRLPTADLVRSYVAEAHDRYLSTTGGANSQVYPALAEAEPDLFGICIVGVDGQEYAAGDVDAGFAIMSGAKPFVFALVCMAIGSEEARNLIGMNATGLPFNSLAAVERDAQGKTNPMVNAGAITATSLVPGDTPEDKWTVIQDGLSRFAGRPLFLDEGVLRSASATNHRNRAIVNLLRAYGKPYCDPDVALDLYTKQSALLVTARDLAVMGATLAHGGVNPFTGEQVVGTEACRHTLAAMITAGLYETSGDWLWDVGLPGKSGIGGGIMTVSPGKGGLGTFSPPLDAAGNSVRGQAVARFLSCRLGLDLLASPS
- a CDS encoding MFS transporter — translated: MNTRTDSWLRTFLIIFTGQAFSLLGSSAVNFSLVWWLTAETGSASILAYASIAAILPQALLGPIAGPFIDRWDRRLTMIAADLMIAATSVWLLLAFAEGAPSVTAIMLTIGLRSACAAFHTPASQAAVPMYVPSDQLMRVAGWNFFMSSGVAMAGPVLGAFMMAATSVSVVMMVDILGAGIAVASLLMVRIPNPQRDESDSEHIDFVVEFVDGWRELIRHRGLFDLTLVLAMVTLLYMPLNALFPLMTFSHFGGDAAAASYVEVAFGAGMLVGSMAIGVMSQRYSGVQLIGAGILLVGGMLAASGLLPTSAFWVFVLMCVAMGFSVPLFGAPITAMFQGLIDPTKLGRVMSLYMTIAMLAAPIGLLVAGPLAERVGVAWWFAISGVLIAVMGLLVWLLPAVRELDAAMVLATSEPAADK
- a CDS encoding SDR family oxidoreductase is translated as MVDTGLSGRVALVTGANHGIGAAIAVALAREGARVLITYLRQSPDVYMVAPEDAEAAASPGSAYYAREIAQTSESVEAAIAAFGGVCAAREADLADAQSIPLLFDAAESEWAGVDILVNNAALAIPDTFLPDSILGDEATFADEYTLRTLTVEGHEEHFAVNSRAVALMMAEFARRSIKRGGTWGRIINISTDGSYCHPSNVSYGASKHAAESFTRSAAVELGPYGITVNAISPGAVQTGWMTPEFERDIAAGYPLGRIGQPEDIADAAVFLASEQAGWITGQILNVGGGNRM
- a CDS encoding GDSL-type esterase/lipase family protein translates to MRGARATVALLVASLCVGTACTAPRQSGSTPDVVIVGFGDSIVYGSNYPKPWLYTLLERLTSVPITYVPEWPWDWDAPSTRHDRWYESGGVRVYNSGIDGNTTAQLLSRFEEDVAAVKPDSCLILGGTNDIFRGVPLSTIEANLTQLYDDCAEAGITPVACTLTPVKQGFLLGDSADADALNSSIDTLNAWIRTHCAERSIAVVDFNTVLKADPATYLQDDGIHPSEAGHDAMGRSVDLAVLGLAR